One region of Zingiber officinale cultivar Zhangliang chromosome 7B, Zo_v1.1, whole genome shotgun sequence genomic DNA includes:
- the LOC122005897 gene encoding scarecrow-like protein 3: protein MAPLVGNVPVQEDGSSSVSSSPLKTFSLMSIPPPSPYSPWLHELKSDERGLCLIHLLLNCANHVAAGSLDGANAFLEQIALLAAPNGDAMQRIASHFSEALARRALRQWPGLYHALDCVHPVAEAAAARRHFFDLCPFLRVSYVVSNQAIMEAMEGEKVVHIVDLNASDPTQWLSLLQGLRARPEGPPHLKITGVHEHRELLNHAAVCLSEEAERLDIPFQFNPVATKLENLDVETLRVKTGEALAIGSVLQLHTLLATEAVQQEAPAPVGQQLTMGECLDKDHSSISDSAMPSSPAESFLASLWGLSPKVMVVTEQEADHNGSALIKRFVEALFYYAALFDCLDSTAARSSVERLRLEKVLLGEEIKNIIACEGLERKQRHEKLQRWARRLDAAGFGPTPLSHCALLQGHRLLPNFGCKGYNLRDDGGYLMMSWHDRPLFSVSAWKCNGFR, encoded by the coding sequence ATGGCGCCTTTGGTGGGCAACGTGCCGGTCCAGGAGGACGGCTCGTCCTCGGTGTCTTCTTCGCCCCTCAAGACCTTTTCGTTGATGTCTATTCCGCCGCCGTCGCCCTACTCGCCGTGGCTGCACGAGCTCAAGTCCGACGAGCGGGGCCTCTGCCTGATCCACCTCCTCCTCAACTGCGCCAACCACGTTGCCGCCGGCAGCCTCGACGGCGCCAACGCCTTCCTGGAGCAGATCGCGCTGCTGGCCGCTCCCAACGGCGACGCGATGCAGCGCATCGCCTCCCACTTCTCCGAGGCGCTCGCGCGGCGCGCCCTCCGCCAGTGGCCGGGTCTCTACCACGCCCTTGACTGCGTTCACCCCGTCGCGGAGGCAGCCGCCGCCCGCCGCCACTTCTTCGATCTTTGCCCCTTTCTCCGCGTCTCCTACGTCGTCTCCAACCAAGCGATCATGGAGGCGATGGAGGGGGAGAAGGTGGTGCACATCGTCGACCTCAACGCCTCCGACCCCACGCAGTGGCTCTCCCTCCTCCAGGGGCTGAGAGCGCGGCCCGAGGGCCCGCCGCACCTCAAGATCACCGGCGTCCACGAGCACCGCGAGCTTCTCAACCACGCCGCCGTCTGCCTCTCCGAGGAGGCCGAGCGGCTCGACATCCCCTTCCAATTCAACCCGGTCGCCACCAAATTGGAAAACCTCGACGTCGAGACCCTCCGCGTCAAAACAGGGGAGGCGTTGGCCATCGGCTCTGTCCTCCAGCTCCACACCCTTCTCGCCACCGAGGCAGTTCAACAAGAGGCGCCAGCGCCGGTCGGCCAGCAGCTGACGATGGGAGAGTGCCTCGACAAGGACCACAGCTCGATCAGCGACTCGGCAATGCCGTCGTCGCCAGCGGAGAGCTTCCTGGCCTCGTTGTGGGGGCTGTCGCCCAAGGTAATGGTGGTGACGGAGCAGGAGGCTGACCACAACGGCAGCGCCCTGATCAAGCGGTTCGTCGAGGCGCTGTTCTATTACGCGGCGCTGTTCGACTGCCTCGACTCCACAGCCGCGCGGTCGTCGGTGGAGCGGCTGAGGCTGGAAAAAGTGCTGCTGGGGGAGGAGATCAAGAACATCATCGCCTGCGAGGGGCTGGAGAGGAAGCAGCGGCACGAGAAGCTGCAACGGTGGGCGCGGAGGCTCGACGCCGCGGGCTTCGGGCCTACCCCCCTCAGCCACTGCGCGCTCCTGCAGGGCCACCGCCTGCTGCCGAACTTCGGGTGCAAAGGGTACAATCTGAGGGACGACGGCGGTTACTTGATGATGTCCTGGCATGACCGCCCTCTCTTCTCTGTTTCAGCTTGGAAATGCAACGGATTCCGTTGA